One genomic segment of Hydrocarboniclastica marina includes these proteins:
- the ccmB gene encoding heme exporter protein CcmB has translation MEKTTPFRMTPVRTDQVLGPGLAAACAAMLRRDLLLAFRQRQDLANPLAFFVIVISLFPLGVSPEASFLREAGVGILWVAALLATLLGLDQLFRNDFEDGSLEQWLLLPQPTYLLVLVRVLAYWLVTGVPLILLSPVLGVMLQMPGNLIGILCLTLLLGTPVLSLIGAIGAALTVGLRGGGVLLSLLVLPLYIPVLIFATGTVVAAGNGLPVGAHLSILGAILALAFVLAPIAAATALRISVANT, from the coding sequence ATGGAGAAAACAACGCCATTCCGCATGACGCCAGTACGCACGGATCAGGTGCTGGGACCGGGGCTAGCCGCCGCCTGTGCGGCGATGCTTCGGCGCGATCTGTTGCTCGCTTTCCGGCAGCGTCAGGACCTTGCCAACCCGCTGGCGTTTTTCGTCATCGTTATCTCTCTGTTTCCGCTTGGTGTCAGCCCGGAGGCTTCGTTCCTGCGGGAGGCGGGCGTTGGCATACTCTGGGTGGCCGCGCTTCTGGCGACCCTACTGGGCCTGGACCAGCTGTTTCGTAACGATTTTGAAGACGGCAGCCTGGAGCAATGGCTGCTGTTACCCCAGCCCACCTATCTGCTCGTACTGGTGCGGGTTCTGGCGTACTGGCTGGTCACCGGGGTGCCGCTTATCCTGCTTTCGCCAGTACTGGGGGTGATGCTCCAGATGCCAGGGAACCTCATTGGCATTCTCTGTCTAACCCTTTTGCTGGGCACCCCGGTTCTGAGCCTTATCGGCGCCATCGGTGCCGCGTTAACGGTCGGGTTGCGCGGCGGCGGTGTGCTCTTGTCATTGCTGGTGCTGCCGCTGTACATTCCGGTCCTTATTTTCGCAACCGGAACCGTCGTTGCCGCCGGTAACGGGCTGCCCGTCGGGGCGCACCTTTCGATTCTCGGCGCCATCCTCGCTTTGGCTTTCGTGCTGGCACCGA
- the ccmA gene encoding cytochrome c biogenesis heme-transporting ATPase CcmA, whose amino-acid sequence MTEPLLEARQITSERDDRVLFESLDLSVGPGDLVRLEGPNGAGKTTLLRILAGLFPPTCGEVRWRGRPISGNSDGFFGDMLYLGHRAGIKSLLTPQENLRALEGARRGYSEACVEGALVQVGLAGFEDVPCKQLSAGQQRRVALARLLLSDEPLWLLDEIFTAIDKNGVAALEAMLVERARAGGMVVMTTHHDFEAPGMRRVVLGQAAPAPEPAGAFY is encoded by the coding sequence ATGACCGAGCCCTTGCTAGAGGCCAGGCAGATCACCTCCGAGCGCGACGACCGCGTCCTGTTTGAGTCGCTGGATCTCAGCGTCGGACCGGGCGATCTGGTGAGATTGGAAGGGCCGAACGGGGCGGGTAAGACGACCCTGCTTCGCATCCTCGCGGGTCTTTTTCCCCCTACCTGCGGGGAGGTGCGGTGGCGCGGTCGCCCGATATCAGGTAACTCTGACGGTTTTTTTGGAGACATGCTCTACCTGGGTCACAGGGCGGGTATCAAAAGTCTGCTCACGCCCCAGGAGAATCTCCGTGCTCTGGAGGGCGCCCGGCGCGGGTACAGCGAGGCCTGTGTCGAGGGCGCCCTGGTTCAGGTTGGCCTGGCCGGCTTCGAGGACGTGCCCTGCAAACAACTTTCCGCCGGGCAGCAGCGGCGTGTGGCCCTAGCCAGGCTCCTGCTTTCAGACGAGCCCCTGTGGCTGTTGGACGAAATCTTTACAGCAATAGACAAAAATGGCGTTGCCGCTCTTGAAGCGATGCTCGTAGAACGGGCCCGGGCGGGCGGTATGGTTGTCATGACTACCCATCATGACTTCGAAGCGCCTGGCATGCGGCGAGTCGTACTAGGGCAGGCGGCGCCAGCTCCAGAGCCCGCGGGAGCGTTCTACTGA